The following coding sequences lie in one Candidatus Liberimonas magnetica genomic window:
- the htpX gene encoding zinc metalloprotease HtpX, whose amino-acid sequence MNTFKTFILMLALTALLMFIGYSLSGQNGMVTALIFAGVMNMASYWFSDKLVLAMYGAKEIKENEMPEIYSIVQRLVMKSGIPMPKLYIINSPAPNAFATGRNPEHAAVAVTKSIVELLNDEELEGVIAHELSHVKNRDILIASIAATVAGAIFMLARMAQFAAMFGGSRDNDNRNGGALGAIVIAIIAPLAAMVIQMAISRSREYEADASGAKLCGKPLALASALKKLVDNVKHSRAEIGSPTTAHMFIVNPLKGKSLLTLFSTHPSLEDRVDRLEKMAQEMSSYKVPKVIY is encoded by the coding sequence ATGAACACCTTTAAAACATTTATTTTAATGTTAGCTCTAACGGCCTTGTTGATGTTTATCGGATACAGCTTATCGGGCCAGAACGGGATGGTAACAGCGCTTATTTTCGCAGGGGTAATGAATATGGCATCTTACTGGTTCTCAGATAAGCTGGTCCTGGCCATGTACGGTGCAAAGGAAATAAAAGAAAATGAAATGCCGGAGATATATTCTATAGTACAAAGGCTTGTCATGAAATCCGGTATACCCATGCCGAAGCTTTACATCATCAACAGCCCTGCCCCCAATGCCTTTGCCACAGGAAGAAACCCCGAGCATGCGGCTGTCGCAGTTACAAAAAGTATAGTAGAGCTCTTGAACGACGAAGAACTCGAAGGCGTAATAGCCCATGAGCTTTCGCATGTAAAGAACAGGGATATCCTTATAGCATCTATCGCCGCAACAGTTGCAGGTGCGATATTCATGCTTGCACGTATGGCGCAGTTCGCAGCCATGTTCGGCGGCTCAAGGGACAATGATAACAGGAACGGAGGAGCGCTTGGAGCGATCGTTATTGCGATAATCGCTCCTCTGGCCGCCATGGTGATACAGATGGCTATTTCCCGTTCCCGTGAATACGAAGCAGACGCCTCAGGCGCAAAACTCTGCGGTAAACCGCTCGCCCTGGCGAGCGCGCTAAAGAAACTGGTAGACAACGTAAAACACTCGCGGGCTGAAATAGGAAGCCCCACTACCGCACATATGTTCATAGTAAATCCCCTGAAAGGTAAATCATTGCTGACTCTCTTTTCTACTCATCCGTCCCTGGAAGACAGGGTTGACAGGCTTGAAAAGATGGCACAGGAAATGAGCAGCTATAAAGTCCCGAAAGTAATTTATTGA
- the rlmN gene encoding 23S rRNA (adenine(2503)-C(2))-methyltransferase RlmN: MMKKHFLDLKPKEIKEYIQKCGHGSYRLAQVLEWAYKKKVDDFHSFSNLPKDLRNRLDSDFALRVFKIKNKSTSGLDGTIRYNFLTRDGNTVPAVLLPQRERNVVCISTQIGCVIGCKFCNSGKKRFVRNLTRGEILEQALDVEKDLSIKTDGILFMGMGEPLLNFDNIVNAIKTMTDPEQMGIGRRHITVSTVGFIEEIRKLRQEKLGIRLAVSLHAPDDEIRGRFIPGVVPYSIEEILKEGIAYSRSNNSRLTIEYVLIANENDTLLSAKKIVKLIKKHSDRDDKIQINLIPYNQTGKDKLLCPSKEKIESFRSFLIKSKILAIVREPRGLDIGSACGQLGV; this comes from the coding sequence ATGATGAAAAAACATTTTCTTGATCTCAAACCTAAAGAAATAAAAGAATATATACAAAAGTGCGGCCACGGCTCCTACAGGCTGGCTCAGGTGCTTGAGTGGGCCTACAAGAAAAAAGTTGATGATTTTCATAGTTTTTCAAACCTTCCCAAGGACTTGAGGAATAGGCTTGACAGTGATTTTGCCTTGAGGGTATTCAAGATAAAAAATAAAAGCACTTCCGGGCTTGACGGTACGATAAGGTATAATTTTTTGACGCGGGACGGGAATACCGTGCCCGCTGTTTTATTGCCGCAGAGGGAAAGGAACGTGGTTTGCATCTCGACGCAGATCGGCTGCGTTATAGGGTGCAAGTTCTGTAATTCAGGAAAAAAAAGGTTCGTAAGGAACCTGACCCGGGGAGAGATATTAGAACAAGCGCTTGACGTCGAAAAAGACCTGTCCATAAAAACCGACGGCATTTTATTTATGGGTATGGGCGAGCCTCTGCTTAATTTTGACAATATTGTAAACGCCATAAAAACCATGACTGACCCGGAACAGATGGGTATAGGAAGGCGGCATATAACGGTCTCTACAGTAGGGTTTATAGAAGAGATAAGGAAGTTAAGGCAGGAAAAGCTGGGTATCAGGCTTGCCGTATCCCTTCATGCCCCTGATGACGAGATTCGCGGCAGGTTTATCCCGGGGGTAGTGCCGTATTCTATAGAAGAAATATTAAAAGAAGGCATAGCGTATTCCCGCAGCAATAACTCCCGTTTAACCATAGAGTACGTGCTTATAGCTAACGAAAACGATACTTTACTTTCTGCAAAAAAAATTGTTAAATTAATAAAAAAACATTCAGATAGAGATGATAAGATACAAATAAATCTGATACCTTATAATCAAACCGGCAAAGATAAATTATTGTGCCCGAGCAAAGAGAAGATAGAGAGTTTCAGAAGTTTCCTTATAAAGAGCAAGATCCTTGCCATAGTAAGAGAACCCAGAGGCCTTGACATCGGTTCTGCCTGCGGCCAATTGGGGGTATAA
- a CDS encoding patatin-like phospholipase family protein, translating to MKKIGLALGGGGARGLAHIGVLKVLENAKIPIHSIAGTSMGAILGACYAVEPDASKLEKRVRDILSGPSFTKLQIETLRSDSKGKHSFIERAKSLFMNGYIHLVEETKPSFFTIERLEEIVCGLLPDIDISRTKIPFACVVTDLSNGTAKTFTKGSLRECVIASSSIAGVFPPVVIEGVYYNDGGYAGSVPVNAVKELGVDYVIACDVKSKVLKFDKFSKAKDIISRSEYITGSILNECIIAEADLVISPGVKHINWTGFNKIDFMIKKGEQAALFKIIEIKAVLEYKNIIDRIKKLFS from the coding sequence ATGAAAAAGATAGGATTAGCATTAGGCGGGGGCGGAGCACGGGGGCTGGCGCATATCGGGGTTCTGAAGGTTCTTGAAAACGCTAAAATCCCTATTCATTCCATTGCAGGGACATCTATGGGAGCTATACTCGGAGCATGTTATGCCGTTGAGCCTGATGCCTCCAAGCTTGAAAAACGCGTGAGGGATATACTTTCAGGCCCTTCCTTTACGAAACTGCAGATCGAGACCTTGAGGTCAGACTCAAAAGGAAAGCACAGTTTCATAGAAAGAGCAAAGTCACTTTTTATGAACGGGTATATACATTTAGTTGAAGAGACAAAACCTTCGTTCTTTACAATCGAAAGGCTTGAAGAAATAGTCTGCGGGCTTTTGCCTGATATAGATATATCCCGGACAAAAATACCTTTTGCCTGTGTGGTTACGGACCTTTCAAACGGGACAGCCAAAACATTTACCAAAGGCTCGCTAAGGGAGTGCGTAATAGCATCGTCTTCAATTGCCGGGGTTTTTCCTCCTGTAGTGATAGAAGGGGTCTACTATAATGACGGCGGCTATGCCGGCTCAGTGCCGGTAAATGCCGTGAAAGAACTGGGTGTTGATTATGTTATAGCCTGCGACGTAAAAAGTAAAGTGCTTAAATTTGACAAGTTTTCTAAAGCTAAAGACATTATTTCAAGGTCGGAATATATAACCGGTTCTATTTTAAACGAGTGTATAATTGCAGAAGCTGACCTGGTAATTTCTCCAGGTGTAAAACATATAAACTGGACAGGGTTCAATAAAATCGATTTTATGATAAAAAAAGGGGAACAGGCGGCATTGTTTAAAATAATAGAAATAAAGGCAGTTTTAGAGTATAAAAACATCATTGACCGTATAAAGAAGCTATTTTCGTAA